A section of the Branchiostoma lanceolatum isolate klBraLanc5 chromosome 19, klBraLanc5.hap2, whole genome shotgun sequence genome encodes:
- the LOC136425525 gene encoding uncharacterized protein isoform X27: protein MAGGLTLLSLLLLLGCSASQVRSQDASKCAGSTTNLALKQPTTQSSTGFKGVPGRAVDGDRNPIYGRKSCSHTTMERDPWWRVDLGTSQCVDRVVVAKRLPPRFGKWLEGFKVYVGDNPDVTANPTCGGKQSVAGKKIITVDCGGLTGRYVGIALPGKKQFLILCEVEVYGGAPPAKISKAPPKLGQCAGGTTNLALKQPTTQSSTDFKGVPGRAVDGDRNPRYAKKSCSHTAMERDPWWRVDLGTSQCVDRVVVAKRQFIGQLWLEGFQVYVGDNPDVTANPTCGGKQSVKGKNIITVSCGGLTGRYVGIALPGKKQFLILCEVEVYGGAPPAKISKAPPKLGQCAGSTTNLALKQPTTQSSTGFKGVPDRAVDGDRNPIYGRKSCSHSTMERNPWWRVDLGTSQCVDRVVVAKRLPPRFGKWLEGFKVYVGDNPNVMENPSCGGKQSVAGKDLTTVNCGGLTGRYVGIALPGKKQFLILCEVEVYGGAPPAKISKAPPKLGQCAGSTTNLALKQPTTQSSTGFKGAPGRAVDGDRNPIYGRKSCSHTTMERNPWWRVDLGTSQCVDRVVVAKRLPPRFGKWLEGFKVYVGDNPDVTANPTCGGKQSVAGKNIITVDCGGLTGRYVGIALPGKKQFLILCEVEVYGGAPPAKISKAPPKFGQCAGGTTNLALKQPTTQSSTDFKGAPGRAVDGDRNPRYAKKSCSHTAMERDPWWRVDLGTSQCVDRVVVAKRQFIGQLWLEGFQVYVGDNPDVTANPTCGGKQSVKGKNIITVSCGGLTGRYVGIALPGKKQFLILCEVEVYGGAEVKTEKVEETGSSLKLAAPKPIDPCKNAKCQNGAECKPLEDSFKCVCPKGFAGDLCETNIDDCAAQPCKNGATCKDGLNGFTCVCPAGYAGDLCETNIDDCAAQPCKNGATCQDGLDGFTCVCPAGYAGDLCETNVDDCAAQPCKNGATCQDGLDGFTCVCPAGYAGDLCETNVDDCAAQPCKNGATCQDGLDGFTCVCPKGYAGNLCETNVDDCAAQPCKNGATCQDGLNGFTCVCPAGYAGDLCETNVDDCAAQPCKNGATCQDGLNGFTCVCPAGYAGDLCETNVDDCAAQPCKNGATCQDGLDGFTCVCPAGYAGDLCETNVDDCAAQPCKNGATCKDGLNGFTCICPNGYAGDLCETNIDECAAQPCQNGATCVDGIYSFTCICPKGYAGDLCETNINECAAKPCQNGGECVDGIFSFKCICPKGYTGDLCEININECAAQPCQNGGECVDGIYSFKCICPKGYTGDVCQINIDECAAQPCQNGATCVDGIFSFTCICPAGYAGDLCETNIDNCKPNPCKNGGTCNDLVNAFLCSCPEGYGGDLCEIVPAPPPAAKAPAPKPVVQAAKPPAGVVITIGGGTKGGNAGSGGDGAINVINNQISVYGGKGCGCTTPKCVCPVKKGADSSVDDAADLAGIVLQRIRGSEQPEDSPSNVKELDTVEDVYEPIGNEMSLSEDETAYEPEAREEQDTFEDENEDELELLNNKLRKLQQLLRSA from the exons GATGTTCAGCATCCCAGGTCAGGAGCCAGGATGCTTCGAAATGTG CTGGAAGCACCACAAACCTGGCCCTAAAGCAGCCCACGACCCAGTCCAGTACTGGCTTTAAGGGCGTCCCCGGACGGGCTGTAGACGGAGACCGAAACCCCATCTACGGAAGGAAGTCCTGCTCCCACACGACGATGGAACGCGACCCCTGGTGGCGAGTCGACCTGGGCACCAGCCAGTGTGTGGACCGGGTGGTCGTCGCCAAGCGGCTACCCCCAAGATTTGGCAAATGGCTGGAAGGCTTCAAG GTTTACGTGGGCGACAACCCCGACGTGACGGCCAACCCGACCTGTGGCGGGAAGCAATCTGTGGCTGGGAAGAAAATCATCACGGTGGACTGTGGCGGACTGACGGGCCGATATGTGGGGATAGCTCTGCCGGGCAAAAAGCAGTTCCTCATACTGTGTGAGGTCGAGGTGTACGGAG GAGCGCCACCAGCTAAGATCAGCAAAGCACCACCAAAACTTGGACAATGTG CTGGAGGCACCACAAACCTCGCCCTTAAGCAGCCCACGACCCAGTCCAGTACGGACTTTAAAGGCGTCCCCGGCCGGGCTGTGGACGGAGACCGGAACCCCCGCTATGCGAAGAAGTCCTGTTCCCACACGGCGATGGAACGCGACCCCTGGTGGCGAGTCGACCTGGGCACCAGCCAGTGTGTGGATCGAGTGGTCGTCGCCAAGCGACAATTCATCGGCCAGCTTTGGCTGGAAGGCTTCCAG GTTTACGTGGGTGACAATCCCGACGTGACGGCCAACCCGACCTGTGGCGGGAAGCAGTCTGTGAAGGGGAAGAACATCATCACGGTGAGCTGTGGCGGACTGACGGGCCGATATGTGGGGATAGCTCTGCCGGGCAAAAAGCAGTTCCTCATACTGTGCGAGGTCGAGGTGTACGGAG GAGCGCCACCAGCTAAGATCAGCAAAGCACCACCAAAACTTGGGCAATGTG CTGGAAGCACCACGAATCTCGCCCTAAAGCAGCCCACGACCCAGTCCAGTACTGGCTTTAAGGGCGTCCCCGACCGGGCAGTGGACGGAGACCGGAACCCCATCTATGGAAGGAAGTCCTGCTCCCACTCGACGATGGAACGCAACCCCTGGTGGCGAGTCGACCTGGGCACCAGCCAGTGTGTGGATAGGGTGGTCGTCGCCAAGCGGCTACCCCCAAGATTCGGCAAATGGCTGGAAGGCTTTAAG GTTTACGTAGGTGACAACCCCAACGTGATGGAAAATCCCTCTTGTGGCGGGAAGCAGTCTGTGGCTGGTAAAGACCTCACCACTGTAAACTGTGGCGGACTGACGGGCCGATATGTGGGGATCGCTCTGCCGGGCAAAAAGCAGTTCCTCATACTGTGTGAGGTCGAGGTGTACGGAG GAGCGCCACCAGCTAAGATCAGCAAAGCACCACCAAAACTTGGGCAATGTG CTGGAAGCACCACAAACCTCGCCCTTAAGCAGCCCACGACCCAGTCCAGTACTGGCTTTAAGGGCGCCCCCGGCCGGGCTGTAGACGGAGACCGGAACCCCATCTACGGAAGGAAGTCCTGCTCCCACACGACGATGGAACGCAACCCCTGGTGGCGAGTCGACCTGGGCACCAGCCAGTGTGTGGATCGGGTGGTCGTCGCCAAGCGGCTGCCCCCAAGATTCGGCAAATGGCTGGAAGGCTTCAAG GTTTATGTGGGCGACAACCCCGACGTGACCGCCAACCCGACGTGTGGCGGGAAGCAGTCTGTGGCTGGGAAGAACATCATCACGGTGGACTGTGGCGGACTGACGGGCCGATATGTGGGGATCGCTCTGCCGGGCAAAAAGCAGTTCCTCATACTGTGTGAGGTCGAGGTGTACGGAG GAGCGCCACCAGCTAAGATCAGCAAAGCACCACCAAAATTTGGGCAATGTG CTGGAGGCACCACAAACCTCGCCCTTAAGCAGCCCACGACCCAGTCCAGTACGGACTTTAAGGGCGCCCCCGGCCGGGCTGTGGACGGAGACCGGAACCCCCGCTATGCGAAGAAGTCCTGCTCCCACACGGCGATGGAACGCGACCCCTGGTGGCGAGTCGACCTGGGCACGAGCCAGTGTGTGGATCGAGTGGTCGTCGCCAAGCGACAATTCATCGGCCAGCTTTGGCTGGAAGGCTTCCAG GTTTACGTGGGTGACAATCCCGACGTGACGGCCAACCCGACCTGTGGCGGGAAGCAGTCTGTGAAGGGGAAGAACATCATCACGGTGAGCTGTGGCGGACTGACGGGCCGATATGTGGGGATAGCCCTGCCGGGCAAGAAGCAGTTCCTCATACTGTGTGAGGTCGAGGTGTACGGAg GTGCAGAAGTTAAAACAGAAAAGGTCGAAGAAACAG GTTCATCACTGAAACTAGCAGCGCCTAAACCCATAG ATCCTTGCAAGAACGCAAAGTGTCAGAACGGTGCGGAGTGCAAGCCACTGGAGGACAGCTTCAAGTGTGTCTGTCCCAAAGGATTTGCAGGCGACCTGTGCGAAACTA ACATTGATGACTGTGCCGCCCAGCCCTGTAAGAACGGAGCTACTTGCAAGGATGGACTCAACGGCTTCACCTGCGTGTGTCCAGCTGGTTATGCCGGAGACTTGTGTGAAACCA ACATTGATGACTGTGCGGCCCAGCCTTGCAAGAACGGAGCCACTTGCCAGGATGGACTCGACGGGTTCACCTGCGTGTGCCCTGCAGGATATGCCGGAGACTTGTGTGAAACTA ACGTTGACGACTGTGCCGCCCAGCCCTGTAAGAACGGAGCCACTTGCCAGGATGGACTCGACGGGTTCACCTGCGTGTGTCCAGCTGGTTATGCCGGAGACTTGTGTGAAACCA ACGTTGACGACTGTGCGGCTCAGCCCTGTAAGAACGGAGCCACTTGCCAGGACGGACTCGACGGGTTCACCTGCGTTTGTCCTAAAGGATATGCTGGCAACTTGTGTGAAACCA ACGTTGATGACTGTGCGGCCCAGCCCTGTAAGAACGGAGCTACTTGCCAGGACGGACTCAACGGGTTCACCTGCGTGTGCCCTGCAGGTTATGCCGGGGACTTGTGTGAAACTA ACGTTGACGACTGTGCAGCCCAGCCTTGCAAGAACGGAGCTACTTGCCAGGATGGACTCAACGGGTTCACCTGCGTGTGTCCTGCAGGTTATGCCGGAGACTTGTGTGAAACCA ACGTTGACGACTGTGCCGCCCAGCCTTGTAAGAACGGAGCCACTTGCCAGGATGGACTCGACGGCTTCACCTGCGTGTGTCCTGCAGGTTATGCCGGAGACTTGTGTGAAACTA ACGTTGACGACTGTGCGGCTCAGCCTTGTAAGAACGGGGCCACCTGTAAGGACGGACTCAACGGTTTCACCTGTATCTGTCCTAACGGATACGCTGGAGACTTGTGTGAAACCA ACATTGACGAATGCGCAGCCCAGCCTTGTCAGAACGGAGCCACTTGTGTGGATGGAATTTACAGCTTCACTTGTATCTGTCCTAAAGGATACGCTGGCGACTTGTGCGAAACCA ACATTAATGAGTGCGCAGCCAAGCCTTGCCAGAACGGAGGCGAATGTGTGGACGGCATCTTCAGCTTCAAATGTATCTGTCCTAAAGGATACACTGGCGACTTGTGTGAAATCA acATTAATGAGTGCGCAGCCCAGCCTTGTCAGAACGGAGGCGAATGTGTGGACGGGATCTACAGCTTCAAATGTATCTGTCCTAAAGGATACACTGGCGACGTGTGTCAAATCA acattgacgagtgcGCAGCCCAGCCTTGTCAGAACGGAGCCACTTGTGTGGATGGAATTTTCAGCTTCACCTGTATCTGTCCTGCAGGATACGCCGGAGACTTGTGTGAAACAA ATATCGACAACTGCAAGCCCAACCCCTGTAAGAACGGCGGTACGTGCAATGACTTGGTGAACGCTTTTCTGTGCAGCTGTCCGGAGGGATACGGTGGAGATCTGTGCGAGATAG tgcCAGCGCCTCCGCCAGCAGCAAAAGCACCAGCTCCTAAGCCTGTTGTCCAGGCTGCCAAACCTCCTGCCGGTGTCGTCATCACCATCGGAGGGGGCACCAAGGGAGGAAATGCAG GCTCTGGCGGTGACGGTGCTATCAACGTCATCAACAACCAGATCTCGGTGTACGGCGGGAAGGGTTGCGGATGCACCACGCCTAAGTGTG TTTGCCCTGTGAAGAAGGGGGCAGATTCATCCGTTGATGATGCGGCCGACCTCGCTGGTATAGTCCTGCAGCGCATTCGGGGCTCCGAGCAACCTGAGGACAGCCCCTCTAACGTGAAGGAGTTGGACACTGTGGAGGATGTGTATGAGCCGATCGGCAATGAGATGTCTCTCTCCGAGGATGAAACCGCCTACGAGCCAG AAGCTCGCGAAGAGCAAGATACTTTCGAAGATGAAAATGAAGATGAACTGGAGCTACTGAACAACAAACTGCGCAAACTGCAACAACTGCTGAGGTCCGCTTAG
- the LOC136425525 gene encoding uncharacterized protein isoform X32, with the protein MAGGLTLLSLLLLLGCSASQVRSQDASKCAGSTTNLALKQPTTQSSTGFKGVPGRAVDGDRNPIYGRKSCSHTTMERDPWWRVDLGTSQCVDRVVVAKRLPPRFGKWLEGFKVYVGDNPDVTANPTCGGKQSVAGKKIITVDCGGLTGRYVGIALPGKKQFLILCEVEVYGGAPPAKISKAPPKLGQCAGGTTNLALKQPTTQSSTDFKGVPGRAVDGDRNPRYAKKSCSHTAMERDPWWRVDLGTSQCVDRVVVAKRQFIGQLWLEGFQVYVGDNPDVTANPTCGGKQSVKGKNIITVSCGGLTGRYVGIALPGKKQFLILCEVEVYGGAPPAKISKAPPKLGQCAGSTTNLALKQPTTQSSTGFKGVPDRAVDGDRNPIYGRKSCSHSTMERNPWWRVDLGTSQCVDRVVVAKRLPPRFGKWLEGFKVYVGDNPNVMENPSCGGKQSVAGKDLTTVNCGGLTGRYVGIALPGKKQFLILCEVEVYGGAPPAKISKAPPKLGQCAGGTTNLALKQPTTQSSTDFKGVPGRAVDGDRNPRYAKKSCSHTAMERDPWWRVDLGTSQCVDRVVVAKRQFIGQLWLEGFQVYVGDNPDVTANPTCGGKQSVKGKNIITVSCGGLTGRYVGIALPGKKQFLILCEVEVYGGAPPAKISKAPPKLGQCAGSTTNLALKQPTTQSSTGFKGAPGRAVDGDRNPIYGRKSCSHTTMERNPWWRVDLGTSQCVDRVVVAKRLPPRFGKWLEGFKVYVGDNPDVTANPTCGGKQSVAGKNIITVDCGGLTGRYVGIALPGKKQFLILCEVEVYGGAPPAKISKAPPKFGQCAGGTTNLALKQPTTQSSTDFKGAPGRAVDGDRNPRYAKKSCSHTAMERDPWWRVDLGTSQCVDRVVVAKRQFIGQLWLEGFQVYVGDNPDVTANPTCGGKQSVKGKNIITVSCGGLTGRYVGIALPGKKQFLILCEVEVYGGAEVKTEKVEETGSSLKLAAPKPIDPCKNAKCQNGAECKPLEDSFKCVCPKGFAGDLCETNVDDCAAQPCKNGATCQDGLDGFTCVCPAGYAGDLCETNVDDCAAQPCKNGATCKDGLNGFTCICPNGYAGDLCETNIDECAAQPCQNGATCVDGIYSFTCICPKGYAGDLCETNINECAAKPCQNGGECVDGIFSFKCICPKGYTGDLCEININECAAQPCQNGGECVDGIYSFKCICPKGYTGDVCQINIDECAAQPCQNGATCVDGIFSFTCICPAGYAGDLCETNIDNCKPNPCKNGGTCNDLVNAFLCSCPEGYGGDLCEIVPAPPPAAKAPAPKPVVQAAKPPAGVVITIGGGTKGGNAGSGGDGAINVINNQISVYGGKGCGCTTPKCVCPVKKGADSSVDDAADLAGIVLQRIRGSEQPEDSPSNVKELDTVEDVYEPIGNEMSLSEDETAYEPEAREEQDTFEDENEDELELLNNKLRKLQQLLRSA; encoded by the exons GATGTTCAGCATCCCAGGTCAGGAGCCAGGATGCTTCGAAATGTG CTGGAAGCACCACAAACCTGGCCCTAAAGCAGCCCACGACCCAGTCCAGTACTGGCTTTAAGGGCGTCCCCGGACGGGCTGTAGACGGAGACCGAAACCCCATCTACGGAAGGAAGTCCTGCTCCCACACGACGATGGAACGCGACCCCTGGTGGCGAGTCGACCTGGGCACCAGCCAGTGTGTGGACCGGGTGGTCGTCGCCAAGCGGCTACCCCCAAGATTTGGCAAATGGCTGGAAGGCTTCAAG GTTTACGTGGGCGACAACCCCGACGTGACGGCCAACCCGACCTGTGGCGGGAAGCAATCTGTGGCTGGGAAGAAAATCATCACGGTGGACTGTGGCGGACTGACGGGCCGATATGTGGGGATAGCTCTGCCGGGCAAAAAGCAGTTCCTCATACTGTGTGAGGTCGAGGTGTACGGAG GAGCGCCACCAGCTAAGATCAGCAAAGCACCACCAAAACTTGGACAATGTG CTGGAGGCACCACAAACCTCGCCCTTAAGCAGCCCACGACCCAGTCCAGTACGGACTTTAAAGGCGTCCCCGGCCGGGCTGTGGACGGAGACCGGAACCCCCGCTATGCGAAGAAGTCCTGTTCCCACACGGCGATGGAACGCGACCCCTGGTGGCGAGTCGACCTGGGCACCAGCCAGTGTGTGGATCGAGTGGTCGTCGCCAAGCGACAATTCATCGGCCAGCTTTGGCTGGAAGGCTTCCAG GTTTACGTGGGTGACAATCCCGACGTGACGGCCAACCCGACCTGTGGCGGGAAGCAGTCTGTGAAGGGGAAGAACATCATCACGGTGAGCTGTGGCGGACTGACGGGCCGATATGTGGGGATAGCTCTGCCGGGCAAAAAGCAGTTCCTCATACTGTGCGAGGTCGAGGTGTACGGAG GAGCGCCACCAGCTAAGATCAGCAAAGCACCACCAAAACTTGGGCAATGTG CTGGAAGCACCACGAATCTCGCCCTAAAGCAGCCCACGACCCAGTCCAGTACTGGCTTTAAGGGCGTCCCCGACCGGGCAGTGGACGGAGACCGGAACCCCATCTATGGAAGGAAGTCCTGCTCCCACTCGACGATGGAACGCAACCCCTGGTGGCGAGTCGACCTGGGCACCAGCCAGTGTGTGGATAGGGTGGTCGTCGCCAAGCGGCTACCCCCAAGATTCGGCAAATGGCTGGAAGGCTTTAAG GTTTACGTAGGTGACAACCCCAACGTGATGGAAAATCCCTCTTGTGGCGGGAAGCAGTCTGTGGCTGGTAAAGACCTCACCACTGTAAACTGTGGCGGACTGACGGGCCGATATGTGGGGATCGCTCTGCCGGGCAAAAAGCAGTTCCTCATACTGTGTGAGGTCGAGGTGTACGGAG GAGCGCCACCAGCTAAGATCAGCAAAGCACCACCAAAACTTGGGCAATGTG CTGGAGGCACCACAAACCTCGCCCTAAAGCAGCCCACGACCCAGTCCAGTACGGACTTTAAGGGCGTCCCCGGCCGGGCTGTGGACGGAGACCGGAACCCCCGCTATGCCAAGAAGTCCTGCTCCCACACGGCGATGGAACGCGACCCCTGGTGGCGAGTCGACCTGGGCACGAGCCAGTGTGTGGATCGAGTGGTCGTCGCTAAGCGACAATTCATCGGCCAGCTTTGGCTGGAAGGCTTCCAG GTTTACGTGGGTGACAATCCCGACGTGACGGCCAACCCGACCTGTGGCGGGAAGCAGTCTGTGAAGGGGAAGAACATCATCACGGTGAGCTGTGGCGGACTGACTGGCCGATATGTGGGGATAGCTCTGCCGGGCAAAAAGCAGTTCCTCATACTGTGCGAGGTCGAGGTGTACGGAG GAGCGCCACCAGCTAAGATCAGCAAAGCACCACCAAAACTTGGACAATGTG CTGGAAGCACCACAAACCTCGCCCTTAAGCAGCCCACGACCCAGTCCAGTACTGGCTTTAAGGGCGCCCCCGGCCGGGCTGTAGACGGAGACCGGAACCCCATCTACGGAAGGAAGTCCTGCTCCCACACGACGATGGAACGCAACCCCTGGTGGCGAGTCGACCTGGGCACCAGCCAGTGTGTGGATCGGGTGGTCGTCGCCAAGCGGCTGCCCCCAAGATTCGGCAAATGGCTGGAAGGCTTCAAG GTTTATGTGGGCGACAACCCCGACGTGACCGCCAACCCGACGTGTGGCGGGAAGCAGTCTGTGGCTGGGAAGAACATCATCACGGTGGACTGTGGCGGACTGACGGGCCGATATGTGGGGATCGCTCTGCCGGGCAAAAAGCAGTTCCTCATACTGTGTGAGGTCGAGGTGTACGGAG GAGCGCCACCAGCTAAGATCAGCAAAGCACCACCAAAATTTGGGCAATGTG CTGGAGGCACCACAAACCTCGCCCTTAAGCAGCCCACGACCCAGTCCAGTACGGACTTTAAGGGCGCCCCCGGCCGGGCTGTGGACGGAGACCGGAACCCCCGCTATGCGAAGAAGTCCTGCTCCCACACGGCGATGGAACGCGACCCCTGGTGGCGAGTCGACCTGGGCACGAGCCAGTGTGTGGATCGAGTGGTCGTCGCCAAGCGACAATTCATCGGCCAGCTTTGGCTGGAAGGCTTCCAG GTTTACGTGGGTGACAATCCCGACGTGACGGCCAACCCGACCTGTGGCGGGAAGCAGTCTGTGAAGGGGAAGAACATCATCACGGTGAGCTGTGGCGGACTGACGGGCCGATATGTGGGGATAGCCCTGCCGGGCAAGAAGCAGTTCCTCATACTGTGTGAGGTCGAGGTGTACGGAg GTGCAGAAGTTAAAACAGAAAAGGTCGAAGAAACAG GTTCATCACTGAAACTAGCAGCGCCTAAACCCATAG ATCCTTGCAAGAACGCAAAGTGTCAGAACGGTGCGGAGTGCAAGCCACTGGAGGACAGCTTCAAGTGTGTCTGTCCCAAAGGATTTGCAGGCGACCTGTGCGAAACTA ACGTTGACGACTGTGCCGCCCAGCCTTGTAAGAACGGAGCCACTTGCCAGGATGGACTCGACGGCTTCACCTGCGTGTGTCCTGCAGGTTATGCCGGAGACTTGTGTGAAACTA ACGTTGACGACTGTGCGGCTCAGCCTTGTAAGAACGGGGCCACCTGTAAGGACGGACTCAACGGTTTCACCTGTATCTGTCCTAACGGATACGCTGGAGACTTGTGTGAAACCA ACATTGACGAATGCGCAGCCCAGCCTTGTCAGAACGGAGCCACTTGTGTGGATGGAATTTACAGCTTCACTTGTATCTGTCCTAAAGGATACGCTGGCGACTTGTGCGAAACCA ACATTAATGAGTGCGCAGCCAAGCCTTGCCAGAACGGAGGCGAATGTGTGGACGGCATCTTCAGCTTCAAATGTATCTGTCCTAAAGGATACACTGGCGACTTGTGTGAAATCA acATTAATGAGTGCGCAGCCCAGCCTTGTCAGAACGGAGGCGAATGTGTGGACGGGATCTACAGCTTCAAATGTATCTGTCCTAAAGGATACACTGGCGACGTGTGTCAAATCA acattgacgagtgcGCAGCCCAGCCTTGTCAGAACGGAGCCACTTGTGTGGATGGAATTTTCAGCTTCACCTGTATCTGTCCTGCAGGATACGCCGGAGACTTGTGTGAAACAA ATATCGACAACTGCAAGCCCAACCCCTGTAAGAACGGCGGTACGTGCAATGACTTGGTGAACGCTTTTCTGTGCAGCTGTCCGGAGGGATACGGTGGAGATCTGTGCGAGATAG tgcCAGCGCCTCCGCCAGCAGCAAAAGCACCAGCTCCTAAGCCTGTTGTCCAGGCTGCCAAACCTCCTGCCGGTGTCGTCATCACCATCGGAGGGGGCACCAAGGGAGGAAATGCAG GCTCTGGCGGTGACGGTGCTATCAACGTCATCAACAACCAGATCTCGGTGTACGGCGGGAAGGGTTGCGGATGCACCACGCCTAAGTGTG TTTGCCCTGTGAAGAAGGGGGCAGATTCATCCGTTGATGATGCGGCCGACCTCGCTGGTATAGTCCTGCAGCGCATTCGGGGCTCCGAGCAACCTGAGGACAGCCCCTCTAACGTGAAGGAGTTGGACACTGTGGAGGATGTGTATGAGCCGATCGGCAATGAGATGTCTCTCTCCGAGGATGAAACCGCCTACGAGCCAG AAGCTCGCGAAGAGCAAGATACTTTCGAAGATGAAAATGAAGATGAACTGGAGCTACTGAACAACAAACTGCGCAAACTGCAACAACTGCTGAGGTCCGCTTAG